The Caulifigura coniformis genome includes a region encoding these proteins:
- a CDS encoding GNAT family N-acetyltransferase, producing MSQNRFELLPQAAAGFRAFSEGCEAFQRETGVSLAEGMLVFAEHISEEYLAFLDGITPWSRGYFGVDCQLGQAVGMGGFKARPDTQGSVEIAYCTAPELENRGYATRMARALVELAHQQPEVRLVIAHTLPTPNASARVLTKCGFQRTGEVVDPDDGPVWRWECLRGSEISADFRGVCRADFP from the coding sequence ATGAGCCAGAATCGATTCGAGCTGCTTCCGCAGGCCGCCGCTGGCTTCCGGGCCTTCAGCGAGGGCTGCGAGGCGTTTCAACGCGAGACAGGGGTCAGCCTCGCCGAGGGGATGTTGGTTTTTGCGGAGCACATCAGCGAGGAGTACCTGGCGTTTCTCGATGGCATCACTCCCTGGTCCCGCGGCTATTTCGGCGTGGATTGCCAACTCGGCCAGGCAGTGGGAATGGGGGGATTCAAGGCGCGGCCGGACACCCAGGGGAGCGTCGAAATCGCCTACTGCACGGCCCCCGAGCTGGAAAACCGCGGATATGCAACCCGGATGGCCCGCGCGCTCGTGGAACTGGCACACCAGCAGCCGGAAGTCCGGCTGGTCATCGCTCACACGCTCCCCACGCCGAATGCTTCCGCACGGGTGCTTACGAAATGCGGGTTTCAACGGACGGGAGAAGTCGTCGATCCCGATGATGGTCCCGTCTGGCGTTGGGAATGTCTTCGGGGTTCCGAAATCTCAGCGGACTTCCGTGGCGTTTGCCGGGCTGACTTTCCGTGA
- a CDS encoding SpoVR family protein, with protein MPLSVQRPLPPEIKDAQDRLAEIAKSYGLDFPETIFEMLDYEEISMFAAFGGFPVRYPHWRFGAEYDELTKSYSYGLSKIYEMVINTDPCYAYLLDVNAFADQKLVIAHVYGHGDFFKNNAWFAQTNRKMLDQMANHASRINRYIDRYGYEPVEQFIDACLSLEDLIDPHSPFIRRTPDPKKIAEEEEQRKREREQEDRGLPEARGKFAAKEYMDAFINPRDVLQREMEEQRRAEEHKAASRSFPDEPARDILLFLLQHAPLPDWQHDILGIIRDEAYYFAPQGMTKIMNEGWASYWHSKIMTTHGLTDAEVIDYADHHSGTMAMSPQRLNPYKIGIELFKDIEERWNRGQFGHEWEHCDDWETRQKWDRKLGLGREKIFEVRRIHNDVTFIDTYLTEDFCRKHKLFSFAYNENSGDYEIASREFQDIKKQLLTNLTNHGRPFIYVKDGNYKNRGELYLAHDYAGVELKQDYARDTLVNVQKIWGRPAHIETVIDDKSAILIYDGKSHEIRAA; from the coding sequence ATGCCACTTTCTGTTCAGCGTCCGCTCCCGCCGGAAATCAAAGACGCCCAGGACCGTCTGGCGGAGATCGCGAAAAGCTATGGCCTCGACTTCCCCGAGACCATCTTCGAAATGCTGGACTACGAAGAGATCAGCATGTTCGCCGCCTTCGGCGGCTTCCCCGTCCGCTATCCGCACTGGAGGTTCGGCGCCGAGTACGACGAACTGACCAAGAGCTACTCGTATGGCCTCTCGAAGATCTACGAGATGGTCATCAACACCGACCCCTGCTACGCCTACCTGCTCGACGTCAACGCCTTCGCCGACCAGAAGCTGGTGATCGCCCACGTCTACGGGCATGGCGACTTCTTCAAGAACAACGCCTGGTTCGCGCAGACCAACCGCAAGATGCTCGACCAGATGGCGAACCACGCCTCGCGCATCAACCGCTACATCGATCGCTACGGCTACGAACCGGTCGAGCAGTTCATCGACGCCTGCCTGTCGCTGGAGGACCTGATCGATCCGCATTCCCCCTTCATCCGCCGCACTCCCGACCCGAAGAAGATCGCCGAGGAGGAAGAGCAGCGGAAACGGGAGCGAGAGCAGGAAGACCGCGGCCTGCCCGAGGCCCGCGGCAAGTTCGCCGCCAAAGAGTACATGGACGCCTTCATCAACCCGCGCGACGTGCTCCAGCGCGAAATGGAGGAACAGCGGCGGGCGGAAGAGCACAAGGCCGCCTCCCGCTCCTTCCCGGACGAACCCGCCCGCGACATTCTCCTGTTCCTCCTCCAGCACGCCCCGCTCCCCGACTGGCAGCACGACATCCTCGGCATCATCCGCGACGAGGCCTACTACTTCGCCCCCCAGGGGATGACGAAGATCATGAACGAAGGCTGGGCCAGCTACTGGCACTCCAAGATCATGACGACCCACGGCCTCACCGACGCCGAAGTCATCGACTATGCCGACCACCACTCCGGCACGATGGCGATGTCGCCCCAGCGCCTGAACCCCTACAAGATCGGGATCGAGCTGTTCAAGGACATTGAGGAACGCTGGAACCGCGGACAGTTCGGTCACGAGTGGGAACACTGCGACGACTGGGAGACCCGGCAGAAGTGGGACAGGAAACTCGGGCTGGGACGCGAAAAGATCTTTGAGGTCCGCCGGATCCACAACGACGTCACCTTCATCGACACCTATCTCACCGAGGACTTCTGCCGGAAGCACAAGCTGTTTTCGTTCGCCTACAACGAGAACAGCGGCGACTACGAAATCGCCTCGCGCGAGTTCCAGGACATCAAGAAACAGCTTCTGACGAATCTGACCAATCACGGCCGCCCTTTCATTTATGTGAAGGACGGCAACTACAAGAACCGTGGCGAGCTCTACCTGGCCCACGACTACGCCGGCGTCGAGCTCAAGCAGGACTACGCCCGCGACACGCTCGTCAACGTCCAGAAGATCTGGGGCCGCCCCGCCCATATCGAAACCGTGATCGACGACAAGTCGGCAATCCTCATCTACGACGGCAAGAGTCACGAAATCCGGGCGGCGTAG
- a CDS encoding acyl-CoA desaturase — translation MHAPAPKVPRPRRSRRKHTSEPVREARESKIVVAADVEQNAAAEKAAVFASFEPDQLKWANVDWIVVVWMAAMHAGALAAPFFFSWSALGITIFLHWLTCSIGICLCYHRCLSHRSLKLRNPSRFFCLLAGVISGEGSPLMWAGTHRIHHSKSDQPGDPHSPMEGEFWSHMMWLFVNHSKDMRAMMDRRFCPDLAKDPLLQFFDKTYGLWLIATGVALYAAGGMPWLLWGLCVRMCMAYHSTWFVNSATHLWGYRNYQTRDESRNLWWVAILSYGEGWHNNHHAHPKLARAGHRWWELDPTWYAIKFLRAIGQAYDVDDRVPAVGAESTETDL, via the coding sequence ATGCACGCGCCTGCGCCCAAAGTTCCCCGTCCCAGGCGTTCCCGCCGGAAGCACACGTCCGAGCCGGTTCGCGAAGCCCGGGAGTCGAAGATCGTTGTGGCGGCCGATGTCGAGCAGAACGCCGCTGCTGAAAAGGCCGCGGTGTTCGCCAGCTTCGAGCCGGACCAACTCAAGTGGGCCAATGTCGACTGGATCGTCGTCGTCTGGATGGCGGCGATGCACGCCGGTGCCCTGGCGGCCCCGTTCTTCTTCTCGTGGTCGGCCCTGGGGATCACGATCTTCCTGCACTGGTTGACGTGCAGCATCGGCATCTGCCTGTGCTATCACCGCTGTCTGTCGCACCGCTCTCTGAAGCTGCGGAATCCGTCGCGGTTCTTCTGCCTGCTGGCGGGGGTGATTTCGGGCGAAGGCTCGCCCCTGATGTGGGCCGGCACGCACCGGATTCACCACTCAAAGTCGGACCAGCCGGGTGACCCGCATTCGCCGATGGAAGGCGAGTTCTGGTCGCACATGATGTGGCTGTTCGTGAATCACTCGAAGGACATGCGGGCGATGATGGACCGGCGGTTCTGCCCGGACCTCGCCAAGGACCCGCTGCTGCAGTTCTTCGACAAGACGTACGGCCTGTGGCTGATCGCCACCGGCGTCGCCCTGTATGCCGCGGGCGGAATGCCGTGGCTGTTGTGGGGCCTGTGCGTGCGGATGTGCATGGCTTATCACAGCACGTGGTTCGTGAACTCGGCGACGCACCTGTGGGGCTACCGCAACTACCAGACCCGCGACGAATCGCGCAACCTGTGGTGGGTGGCGATCCTCTCCTACGGTGAAGGCTGGCACAACAACCACCACGCCCATCCGAAGCTGGCCCGGGCCGGGCATCGCTGGTGGGAGCTGGACCCGACGTGGTACGCGATCAAGTTCCTGCGTGCGATTGGCCAGGCGTACGACGTCGACGACCGCGTTCCAGCCGTCGGAGCCGAGTCGACGGAGACGGACCTGTAG
- a CDS encoding response regulator transcription factor codes for MGAPRIMVVEDEEALARGLAFNLEQEGYVPAVFGDGPAALAYFQEHPGEVDLILLDLMLPGMSGYEICREIRTVDGRVPILVLSARTLSEDRSQAFDCGTDQYLTKPFALPELLSRVRNLLDRSARMGLALKRMEAGDLFRFGNVTVDFARFEVRNGETVHTLTTMEMQLLRYLIQHEGTVLSRSRLLKDVWAEKADLATRSIDNFVMRLRKVIEQDPANPTYLVSIRGTGYRFDANPGLSQVQE; via the coding sequence ATGGGCGCACCGCGGATCATGGTGGTTGAAGACGAGGAAGCTCTCGCCAGGGGGCTGGCCTTTAATCTCGAACAGGAGGGCTACGTGCCGGCAGTGTTCGGGGATGGGCCGGCCGCGCTGGCGTACTTTCAGGAGCATCCCGGCGAGGTCGACCTGATCCTGCTCGACCTCATGCTTCCCGGCATGAGTGGCTACGAGATCTGCCGCGAGATCCGCACCGTCGATGGCCGCGTCCCGATTCTCGTTTTGAGTGCCCGGACTCTCAGTGAGGACCGCTCCCAGGCGTTCGACTGCGGGACCGACCAGTACCTCACCAAGCCGTTCGCCCTTCCCGAACTCCTGTCCCGCGTCCGGAACCTGCTCGACCGCTCGGCCCGGATGGGGCTGGCCCTGAAGCGGATGGAAGCGGGCGATCTGTTCCGGTTCGGGAATGTGACGGTCGATTTCGCCCGGTTCGAGGTGCGGAACGGCGAGACCGTCCACACGCTGACGACCATGGAAATGCAGCTGCTCCGCTACCTCATCCAGCATGAGGGGACAGTGCTTTCGCGGTCGCGGCTGCTGAAGGACGTCTGGGCCGAGAAGGCCGACCTGGCGACCCGCTCGATCGACAATTTCGTGATGCGGCTGCGGAAGGTGATCGAGCAGGACCCGGCGAATCCGACGTACCTGGTGTCGATCCGGGGGACGGGATACCGATTTGATGCCAATCCTGGCTTGTCGCAAGTGCAGGAATAG
- the secD gene encoding protein translocase subunit SecD, producing MNPVLNTGRSILPMNVLLCALLACTALLGQDQSPAGTEAPAAAAPATQAPAPAPMTPAAETPAAPAPAAEQPPAAPESQPAASATPPAAPAAAPATPPAAAETSPATPAAATTAPAERPALEPGKPDPAKTSIPAPRGVEQPEGFAPGTSVPTEVKGSWAGLLLLLEVLAILVLPFIVGSFIAQSLRVKEMSFRIGLVLFALTIGFVPFINAQIRTGHWLNAIKLGIDLAGGSNMVFEVDKAAAKAAGKENITADVMDKLVSRVSKRINAGGTEEITVRRVGTDRIEVIVPKASQEQVDAIKRRIVDLGSLEFDILANRFDHQAIIALAEPSRNNPAVNDIYQDDRLIAKWRPVAKIGDTDKLKPVEPDPSVDAPARTVIRDGKEVKELLLVVEPDPRKRITGDFLVRATEQLSEDGPAVGFTFNQYGGFLFNQLTTKYQPREGSHRTRLAILLNEEVHSAPTINAVIGSNGQISGQFTSKEIQELIGVLNAGALDVPLNRKPVNEFTVSPLLGQDIQTKGYRAMLISSISVFVVMAVYYRKLGLIANLCLIVNIVLLMGVMSLINATFTLPGLAGVVLTIGMAVDANVLIYERFREEKSKGSSLRMTIHNGFHKALATIVDSNLTTLITAVVLYVVGTEQVRGFAVSLFIGIVVSMFTALYMGRLLFDLAERKRWLTDISMMEAIKATNIAFSKKTRVFAVLSCSLIALGLGLVAWRGSDNLDIDFRGGSMATFRFDGETPTTDEMQQRLDAAFQEAVAVETLQTVDNPPKTLVRIRSTKDDDNEVSRLVAEAFKDSPQKLIHQSLTAGAVTRIENSTTPEFKDGHEVTLTFDSPVSASTASEAVGEQLAEIKGADGKLKYADALSLVAAINPVNAPQSKEITVRAKSVVTSEDLAAAASSYAKAASGRPLFEELNTFDQAVASETQWIAVTAIVVSMLATILYLWFRFLAVDFGLAAVVAVLHDIFAVLGLVTLASLASKTAIGQSLGLIDFKFNLSLVAAFLTIVGYSLNDTIVVFDRIREVRGKSPTVSKELVDRALNETLSRTLLTGVTTLIVIFIMYALGGEGLKGFAFSLFMGIIIGTYSSMFIASPVLVWLMNRKIKKGGRPGAVSTRAAAL from the coding sequence ATGAACCCGGTCCTGAACACCGGACGGAGCATTCTCCCGATGAACGTGTTGTTGTGTGCACTGCTCGCGTGCACGGCCCTCCTTGGACAAGACCAGTCACCCGCCGGCACGGAGGCTCCTGCGGCAGCGGCTCCGGCCACGCAGGCCCCGGCCCCCGCGCCGATGACGCCCGCGGCCGAAACGCCCGCTGCTCCGGCGCCGGCCGCCGAACAGCCTCCGGCAGCCCCGGAGTCACAACCGGCCGCTTCGGCAACGCCCCCCGCTGCTCCTGCAGCAGCCCCTGCAACACCGCCGGCCGCTGCTGAAACGTCTCCGGCCACTCCCGCGGCGGCGACGACAGCTCCCGCCGAGCGGCCCGCCCTCGAGCCGGGCAAGCCCGATCCTGCCAAAACCTCGATCCCGGCCCCACGCGGAGTCGAGCAGCCCGAGGGCTTCGCCCCCGGCACCAGCGTCCCCACGGAAGTGAAGGGCTCCTGGGCCGGCCTGCTGCTGCTCCTCGAGGTTCTCGCCATTCTCGTCCTGCCGTTCATCGTCGGCAGCTTCATCGCACAGTCGCTGCGCGTGAAGGAAATGAGCTTCCGCATCGGCCTCGTCCTGTTCGCGCTGACCATCGGTTTCGTTCCGTTCATCAACGCCCAGATCCGGACCGGCCACTGGCTTAACGCGATCAAGCTCGGAATCGACCTCGCCGGCGGATCGAACATGGTGTTCGAAGTCGACAAGGCCGCTGCCAAGGCCGCCGGCAAGGAGAACATCACCGCCGACGTGATGGACAAGCTCGTCAGCCGCGTCTCCAAGCGAATCAACGCCGGCGGAACCGAGGAAATCACCGTCCGCCGCGTCGGAACCGACCGCATTGAAGTCATCGTCCCCAAGGCCAGCCAGGAACAGGTCGACGCAATCAAGCGCCGCATCGTCGACCTCGGCAGCCTCGAGTTCGACATCCTCGCCAACCGGTTCGATCACCAGGCGATCATTGCGCTGGCCGAACCCTCCCGCAACAACCCGGCCGTCAACGACATCTACCAGGACGACCGCCTCATCGCGAAATGGCGGCCGGTTGCGAAGATCGGCGACACCGACAAGCTCAAGCCTGTCGAACCGGATCCGTCGGTCGACGCGCCTGCCCGAACCGTCATTCGCGACGGCAAGGAAGTCAAAGAACTGCTCCTCGTCGTCGAACCTGATCCCAGGAAACGGATCACCGGCGACTTCCTCGTCCGCGCCACCGAACAGCTCAGCGAAGATGGCCCAGCCGTCGGGTTCACGTTCAACCAGTACGGCGGCTTCCTCTTCAACCAGCTGACGACGAAGTATCAGCCCCGCGAAGGTTCGCACCGCACGCGCCTCGCTATTCTTCTCAACGAAGAAGTCCATTCTGCGCCGACGATCAATGCCGTCATCGGCTCGAACGGCCAGATCTCAGGCCAGTTCACCTCCAAGGAGATTCAGGAACTGATCGGCGTCCTGAACGCAGGCGCCCTCGACGTTCCGCTGAACCGCAAGCCGGTGAACGAGTTCACGGTCAGCCCGTTGCTCGGGCAGGACATCCAGACCAAGGGCTACCGCGCCATGCTCATCTCGAGCATCTCGGTGTTCGTGGTAATGGCCGTCTACTACCGCAAGCTCGGCCTCATCGCCAACCTCTGCCTGATTGTGAACATTGTCCTGCTGATGGGCGTCATGTCGCTCATCAACGCGACTTTCACCCTGCCCGGCCTCGCCGGCGTCGTGCTCACCATCGGTATGGCGGTCGACGCCAATGTGCTGATCTACGAACGCTTCCGCGAGGAAAAATCGAAGGGCAGCAGCCTGCGGATGACCATCCACAACGGCTTCCACAAGGCCCTCGCCACCATCGTCGACTCCAACCTCACGACGCTCATCACGGCGGTCGTGCTCTATGTCGTCGGCACCGAGCAGGTTCGCGGCTTCGCCGTCTCGCTCTTCATCGGCATCGTCGTGAGCATGTTCACTGCCCTCTACATGGGACGACTGCTGTTCGACCTCGCCGAACGCAAGCGATGGCTGACCGACATCAGCATGATGGAAGCCATCAAGGCGACCAACATCGCGTTCTCGAAGAAGACTCGCGTTTTTGCCGTTCTCTCCTGCTCGCTGATCGCCCTGGGCCTCGGGCTCGTGGCCTGGCGCGGCTCTGACAATCTCGACATCGACTTCCGCGGCGGCTCCATGGCCACCTTCCGGTTCGATGGCGAAACCCCCACCACCGACGAAATGCAGCAGCGGCTCGACGCGGCCTTCCAGGAAGCCGTCGCCGTCGAAACCCTGCAGACCGTCGACAATCCGCCCAAGACGCTCGTCCGCATCCGCTCGACCAAGGACGATGACAACGAAGTCAGCCGCCTCGTCGCCGAGGCGTTCAAGGACAGCCCCCAGAAGCTTATCCATCAGAGCCTCACGGCCGGCGCTGTCACCCGCATCGAGAACTCGACCACTCCTGAGTTCAAGGATGGTCACGAAGTGACGCTCACGTTCGACTCGCCGGTGTCGGCCTCGACCGCCAGCGAAGCCGTCGGAGAACAGCTGGCCGAGATCAAGGGAGCGGACGGCAAGCTGAAGTATGCCGACGCTCTCTCCCTCGTGGCGGCGATCAATCCGGTCAATGCTCCGCAGTCGAAGGAAATCACCGTCCGGGCGAAATCCGTCGTCACCTCGGAAGATCTTGCCGCGGCGGCCAGCAGCTATGCGAAGGCCGCTTCCGGCCGGCCGCTGTTCGAAGAACTCAACACCTTCGACCAGGCCGTGGCCAGCGAAACGCAGTGGATCGCCGTGACGGCGATCGTGGTCAGCATGCTGGCGACGATCCTGTACCTGTGGTTCCGGTTCCTCGCGGTCGACTTCGGACTGGCCGCTGTCGTGGCCGTGCTCCACGACATCTTCGCGGTTCTGGGACTCGTCACTCTTGCGTCGCTGGCCAGCAAGACGGCCATCGGCCAGTCGCTCGGACTGATCGACTTCAAGTTCAACCTGTCGCTCGTGGCGGCGTTCCTGACGATCGTCGGTTACTCGCTGAACGACACGATCGTCGTGTTCGACCGCATCCGTGAAGTCCGGGGCAAGAGCCCGACGGTCTCCAAGGAACTCGTCGACCGCGCCCTGAACGAAACCCTGAGCCGCACGTTGCTCACCGGCGTCACGACCCTCATCGTGATCTTCATCATGTACGCCCTGGGCGGAGAAGGCCTGAAAGGCTTCGCGTTCTCCCTGTTCATGGGAATCATCATCGGCACCTACAGCTCGATGTTCATCGCGAGCCCGGTGCTGGTGTGGCTGATGAACCGGAAGATCAAAAAAGGAGGCCGGCCCGGAGCCGTCAGCACCAGGGCCGCCGCCCTCTAA
- a CDS encoding DUF1559 domain-containing protein — MQRSGLPSRSRRHGFTLIELLVVIAIIAILIALLLPAVQQAREAARRTQCKNNIKQIGLALHNFHDTYNHFPASVKNSEELEVERAYQAFTSGTASTNAPTATYPTGFIAILPFLENDALAKKWDPLKPRNDATDADGDGYSNAKLQQMLIPTLMCPTMAMPSGPLSSAENRAPCSFIFNSGTVDSQLYAYWSYYGYTSEPRYDGAIPPVRLAPKGSSNPSPNANYSKFRDITDGTSNTFALGETDFAPNGKPSTTMGAVWSYGYIYTNGSTFTKLNANKRDNSSANFGAFRSQHVGGAHFLMTDGSVHFISENIDFPLYQKLSTRDGGEVASFL, encoded by the coding sequence ATGCAACGAAGTGGACTCCCCTCCCGATCCCGACGACACGGCTTCACCCTCATCGAACTCCTCGTCGTCATCGCCATCATCGCGATCCTGATCGCGCTCCTCCTCCCGGCCGTCCAGCAGGCACGCGAAGCCGCCCGCCGGACGCAGTGCAAGAACAACATCAAGCAGATCGGGCTGGCGCTCCACAACTTCCACGACACCTACAACCACTTCCCTGCGTCAGTGAAGAATTCCGAGGAACTGGAAGTCGAACGGGCCTACCAGGCGTTCACCAGCGGAACAGCCTCGACCAACGCACCCACCGCCACCTATCCGACCGGCTTCATCGCGATTCTGCCGTTCCTCGAGAACGACGCGCTCGCAAAGAAGTGGGATCCGCTGAAGCCCCGCAACGACGCGACCGACGCCGATGGAGACGGCTACTCCAACGCCAAGCTGCAGCAGATGCTCATTCCGACGCTCATGTGCCCCACCATGGCCATGCCGTCCGGGCCGCTCTCTTCAGCGGAGAATCGTGCCCCCTGCAGCTTCATCTTCAACTCCGGCACAGTCGACTCACAGCTCTACGCGTACTGGTCCTACTACGGCTACACGTCGGAGCCGCGATACGACGGCGCGATCCCTCCGGTCCGCCTGGCACCGAAGGGAAGTTCCAACCCGAGCCCCAACGCCAACTATTCCAAGTTCCGCGACATCACGGATGGCACGTCCAACACGTTCGCGCTCGGCGAGACCGACTTCGCCCCCAACGGCAAGCCGTCGACCACCATGGGAGCCGTCTGGTCATACGGCTACATCTACACCAACGGCAGCACCTTCACGAAGCTTAACGCCAACAAACGCGACAACAGCTCCGCCAACTTCGGAGCCTTCCGCAGCCAGCATGTCGGCGGCGCCCACTTCCTGATGACGGACGGCTCGGTCCATTTCATCAGTGAAAACATCGACTTCCCGCTGTACCAGAAGCTCTCGACTCGCGATGGGGGTGAAGTCGCGAGCTTCCTGTAA
- the nuoD gene encoding NADH dehydrogenase (quinone) subunit D, whose product MPLSLSDASPVSEADQEYHWTLNFGPQHPATHTTLRLILTLDGEKVINAVPHIGYLHSGFEKLGEHLDYNQYVTIVDRMNYISPMANELSWHHTVEKLLGIELTPRCTYLRTICAEIMRIQDHLLNVGTTALDLGAFTAFLYAFTQREKIYDIVEYASGQRFHTSYTRVGGMLYDVNNDWVQKVRDFVKGFRPAHEEINGLLTRNKIFIDRTKGIGVLSKADAINFSATGPVARASGVVRDLRKDEPYLAYNDFDFKVVCSQGGDCYARYLVRMQEMIESIKIIEQALENIPAGPLNVSVDSDVVLPAKPAVYRSIEGLIQHFEVIMPNRGYPVPMDEVYGSTETANGELGFYLVGDGSIRAYRARTRPPSFIHFGMFPSMVVGHQLSDVVAILGSINIIAAELDR is encoded by the coding sequence ATGCCGCTTTCACTTTCCGACGCCTCCCCCGTCTCTGAAGCCGACCAGGAATACCACTGGACGCTGAACTTCGGGCCGCAGCACCCTGCCACGCACACCACGCTGCGCCTGATCCTCACGCTCGACGGCGAGAAGGTGATCAACGCGGTCCCGCATATCGGTTACCTGCACAGCGGGTTCGAGAAGCTCGGCGAGCACCTCGATTACAACCAGTACGTCACCATCGTCGACCGGATGAACTACATCTCGCCGATGGCGAATGAGCTCAGCTGGCATCACACCGTCGAGAAACTGCTCGGCATCGAGCTCACGCCCCGCTGCACCTACCTCCGCACCATCTGTGCGGAGATCATGCGGATTCAGGACCACCTGTTGAACGTCGGAACAACGGCCCTGGATCTCGGAGCCTTCACGGCGTTCCTGTACGCGTTTACGCAGCGGGAAAAGATCTACGACATCGTCGAGTATGCCTCCGGACAGCGATTCCACACGAGCTACACGCGCGTCGGCGGAATGCTGTACGACGTCAACAATGACTGGGTCCAGAAGGTCCGCGACTTTGTGAAGGGGTTCCGCCCCGCCCACGAAGAGATCAACGGCCTGTTGACGCGTAACAAGATCTTCATCGACCGCACCAAGGGGATTGGTGTGCTGTCGAAGGCGGATGCGATCAACTTCAGCGCAACAGGCCCCGTGGCCCGGGCCAGCGGCGTCGTTCGCGACCTGCGCAAGGACGAACCTTATCTCGCTTACAATGACTTCGATTTCAAAGTCGTCTGCTCTCAGGGCGGGGACTGCTATGCCCGCTACCTCGTCCGCATGCAGGAGATGATCGAGAGCATCAAGATCATCGAACAGGCGCTTGAGAACATTCCGGCCGGGCCGCTCAACGTCTCGGTCGACAGCGATGTTGTGCTGCCGGCTAAGCCGGCCGTGTATCGGAGCATCGAAGGGCTGATCCAGCACTTCGAAGTGATCATGCCGAATCGCGGGTACCCGGTCCCGATGGACGAAGTTTACGGCTCGACGGAAACGGCGAACGGCGAACTGGGCTTCTACCTCGTCGGCGACGGCAGCATCCGGGCCTACCGGGCCCGCACACGTCCGCCCAGCTTTATCCACTTCGGGATGTTCCCGAGCATGGTTGTCGGCCACCAGCTGAGCGACGTCGTCGCCATCCTGGGATCGATCAACATCATCGCGGCCGAACTCGATCGGTAA
- the yajC gene encoding preprotein translocase subunit YajC: MWNWLTVALVLAQAGGEAAPAAAPAAGEGAAQQPPGTGSMIGFFAPILLAFMVMMWMNSRQSRKDQDRKRNLIQSLKKNDQVVTIGGIIGTFVSRSEDGLEVTLRMVDDSRIKFRADAIRDVLSTSEAAHEKS; this comes from the coding sequence ATGTGGAACTGGCTGACGGTAGCGCTGGTCTTGGCGCAGGCTGGTGGTGAAGCGGCTCCGGCCGCGGCACCCGCAGCAGGCGAGGGAGCGGCGCAGCAACCTCCTGGCACGGGGAGCATGATCGGCTTCTTCGCCCCGATCCTGCTGGCCTTCATGGTCATGATGTGGATGAACAGTCGTCAGTCGCGAAAGGACCAGGATCGCAAGCGCAACCTGATCCAGTCGCTGAAGAAGAACGACCAGGTCGTGACCATCGGCGGCATCATTGGAACCTTCGTCAGCAGGTCGGAAGACGGCCTCGAAGTCACCCTCCGCATGGTGGACGACTCGCGCATCAAGTTCCGGGCGGACGCCATTCGCGACGTGCTGTCGACTTCCGAAGCCGCTCACGAGAAGAGCTGA